Proteins encoded in a region of the Zea mays cultivar B73 chromosome 2, Zm-B73-REFERENCE-NAM-5.0, whole genome shotgun sequence genome:
- the LOC103647277 gene encoding Chaperonin 60 subunit alpha 2, chloroplastic, which translates to MYLTAVSFPPAAAFSSSSQKLLPRSAGVGRRLVVRADVKVISTGEACRRGLAAGIDKLADAVSVTLGPKGRNVVIDQDDVPKVINDGVTIAKAIELPNALEHAGATLLQEIASKTNSAVGDGTTTAIVLAREIINLGLLAVATGANPVALRRGIDKAVHELIKILKSKCIPVSTKEDIKAVASISSGNDEYVGNLIADALEKIGPDGIIKIESSSSIYTTVEVQEGMKIDKGYISPYFITNQDKSIVEFENTRVLLTDQRVNDVQEILPLLEKTTQLSVPLLIIAEDVSHEVYSTLVLNKLNGLLNVAVVKCPGLGDEKKAILQDIAIMTGADFFASDLGWGLHGITSDQLGMAQKITITSESTTIIAHPSMRPEIEARIMQLKKDLEETTSSYLKERFSARIAKLSRGVGVIKVGAATEAELEDRKLRVEDAKNATFAAISEGITPGGGVTYVHLSKHIPSIMDLVDDTEEKMGVNIVGKALLVPAMTIARNAGADGPAVVEKLLASEWRVGYNAMTDEFEDLVAAGVVDPCRVARCVLQNSASIAGLILMTQAMMFDKIKKKKSPIPEIPGIPPLQISQKAKA; encoded by the exons ATGTACCTGACCGCCGTTTCCTTCCCCCCCGCAGCCGCCTTCTCGTCCTCATCCCAGAAGCTGCTGCCTAGGTCGGCCGGGGTCGGCCGGCGTCTGGTGGTGCGGGCAGACGTCAAGGTCATATCGACGGGCGAGGCCTGCCGCCGCGGGCTCGCCGCCGGCATTGACAAGCTCGCCGACGCCGTCAGCGTCACCCTCGGCCCCAAAG GGAGGAATGTTGTTATTGACCAAGATGATGTACCTAAAGTAATTAATGATGGTGTCACAATTGCCAAGGCTATAGAGCTCCCAAATGCACTTGAGCATGCAGGTGCCACGCTACTTCAAGAA ATAGCATCCAAGACAAATAGCGCTGTTGGTGATGGAACTACAACGGCAATTGTTTTGGCTCGGGAAATCATCAATCTTGGGTTGTTGGCAGTTGCCACTGGTGCTAACCCAGTTGCATTGAGAAGGGGTATTGACAAAGCCGTTCATGAGCTAATTAAGATCTTGAAGAGTAAATGTATCCCTGTGAGTACAAAGGAGGACATAAAAG CTGTTGCGTCAATATCATCTGGCAATGATGAATATGTTGGTAATCTCATTGCTGATGCATTGGAGAAGATAGGTCCTGATGGTATAATCAAAATTGAGTCATCATCTTCAATATACACTACAGTTGAGGTGCAGGAAGGAATGAAG ATAGACAAGGGATATATTTCTCCATACTTCATCACAAATCAAGACAAATCAATTGTTGAATTCGAAAATACTAGAGTGCTTTTAACTGATCAGCGTGTGAATGATGTTCAAGAGATACTTCCCTTGCTGGAGAAGACAACACAGTTGAGTGTCCCTTTATTAATTATTGCCGAGGATGTGTCGCATGAGGTATATTCAACACTGGTTCTTAACAAACTGAATGGATTGCTAAATGTTGCGGTTGTTAAATGTCCTGGTTTGGGAGATGAAAAGAAGGCCATTCTCCAAGACATTGCTATTATGACAG GTGCAGATTTCTTTGCTAGTGACCTTGGCTGGGGTCTTCATGGCATTACTTCTGATCAGCTTGGTATGGCTCAGAAGATCACAATAACTAGTGAATCCACAACTATCATAGCACATCCTTCAATGAGACCAGAGATTGAGGCCAGAATCATGCAACTGAAAAAAGATCTAGAGGAGACAACGAGTTCCTATCTAAAAGAAAGGTTCTCTGCAAGAATCGCTAAACTTTCAAGAGGTGTTGGAGTCATCAAG GTTGGGGCAGCCACTGAAGCTGAACTCGAGGATAGGAAACTGAGAGTAGAGGATGCAAAGAACGCAACTTTTGCAGCCATCAGTGAAGGCATAACTCCTGGTGGTGGGGTGACATATGTTCATTTATCAAAGCATATTCCCAGCATCATGGACCTTGTGGACGACACAGAGGAGAAAATGGGTGTAAATATAGTTGGGAAG GCACTTCTTGTCCCTGCTATGACGATAGCTCGCAATGCCGGGGCAGACGGTCCAGCTGTCGTGGAGAAGCTTCTCGCCAGCGAGTGGCGGGTTGGTTACAATGCGATGACTGACGAGTTTGAAGACCTTGTCGCTGCTGGTGTGGTGGACCCGTGCAGGGTCGCGAGATGCGTGCTCCAGAACTCTGCTTCTATCGCAGGGCTGATTCTTATGACTCAGGCTATGATGTTTGACAAGATCAAGAAGAAGAAGTCTCCCATCCCCGAGATTCCTGGTATTCCACCGCTTCAGATAAGCCAAAAAGCTAAGGCTTGA
- the LOC103647276 gene encoding Probable protein S-acyltransferase 19, with protein MARKHGWQLPAHTLQIVAITVFFLLVVAFYAFFVPFLGKQVVEYIAIGVYTPVALAVFILYIRCTSINPADPGIMSKFEDGLINIPTNGSGIEGMNLPQKVNNATGTNSPMSTCRSSLDGHSNQRGSSIGEANMNLGSQLPKKRSSCWLLGGLLCATFVKEDCRKTDDSEQQANGEEALFCTLCNAEVRKFSKHCRSCDKCVDGFDHHCRWLNNCVGRKNYFTFLALMAISLIWLAIEFGVGIAVIVLCFVDKNASRNIQDKLGNGLTRAPFAVIVGIFTLLSLVACIPLGELLFFHIILIRKGITTYDYVVAMRAMSEAAPEDEEGENIIYSPSNSATTGFSVGSSLGIHHKGAWCTPPRIFIDQDEVIPHLEPGMVPSTVDPDGAGYPERANRAKKAVKISARSLAKLDKNEVMKAAAKARASSSVLRPIDARHGHEADVISSGSASVRSSMSVDYSGTKESNSEMKLSPLHNSYPQSLASQDEYDTGTPTASSLSSLVNIHKLASHSQFSAAPRPAPPERPVPAMVRPPVPTTQITNPGIPRPAVPTTQTTNPMFQSATSYVRENRRASVVWDQEAGRYVSVPAQTRTGTGADLPARNPRFLANPSGEPSSHVRGVAPGNTSSSAMPSGQPSERLTYSGQSIFFGGPMLNTPSLGAQRNEAGARARPEGSRDPNAQQRDIRGEKARTGSLPVFAPGTVQRNPPFDK; from the exons ATGGCGCGGAAGCACGGCTGGCAGCTCCCAGCCCACACCCTGCAG ATCGTTGCAATTACAGTTTTCTTCCTTCTGGTGGTTGCGTTTTATGCCTTCTTTGTGCCGTTTTTGGGAAAGCAAGTAGTTGAGTATATTGCAATTGGCGTTTATACTCCTGTG GCACTTGCAGTTTTCATCCTTTACATTCGATGCACCAGTATAAACCCTGCGGATCCTGGGATCATGTCAAAGTTTGAGGATGGCCTTATCAATATACCAACCAATGGCTCTGGAATAGAAGGCATGAATTTGCCCCAGAAAGTAAACAATGCTACAGGAACAAACTCTCCAATGTCTACTTGCAGAAGTTCTCTAGATGGGCATTCTAATCAAAGAGGTTCATCCATAGGGGAGGCAAACATGAATCTAGGATCACAACTGCCAAAGAAAAGATCAAGCTGTTGGTTGCTAGGTGGGCTTCTATGTGCTACATTTGTCAAGGAAGACTGCCGAAAAACTGATGACTCGGAGCAGCAAGCAAATGGGGAGGAGGCTCTGTTTTGCACATTATGTAATGCTGAG GTTCGCAAATTCAGCAAACACTGCAGGAGTTGTGACAAGTGTGTGGATGGATTTGATCATCATTGTCGG TGGCTAAATAACTGTGTTGGGCGGAAGAATTATTTCACATTCCTTGCTCTGATGGCAATCAGTCTTATCTGG CTTGCAATTGAATTTGGAGTGGGAATTGCTGTTATTGTACTATGTTTTGTCGATAAGAATGCATCAAGAAATATTCAAGACAAGTTGGGGAATGGCTTGACTCGTGCTCCATTTGCTGTTATCGTG GGCATATTTACCTTACTTTCATTGGTGGCATGCATACCTTTGGGCGAACTTCTCTTTTTCCACATAATATTGATAAGAAAG GGGATTACAACTTATGATTATGTTGTTGCAATGAGAGCTATGAGTGAGGCAGCTCCAGAGGACGAGGAAGGAGAAAATATCATTTACTCGCCATCAAATTCAGCAACAACTGGGTTCAGTGTAGGAAGTTCACTTGGTATTCACCACAAaggtgcttggtgtactcctccaaggATATTTATCGATCAG GATGAAGTGATCCCACATCTGGAGCCTGGAATGGTGCCTTCAACCGTGGACCCTGATGGTGCTGGATATCCGGAAAGAGCAAATAGAGCCAAGAAGGCAGTCAAAATCAGTGCTCGCAGCCTCGCAAAGCTCGATAAGAATGAGGTAATGAAAGCTGCTGCAAAAGCTCGGGCATCATCCTCGGTTCTGCGACCAATAGATGCCCGCCATGGTCATGAAGCTGATGTCATCTCCAGCGGCAGTGCCAGTGTCAGGAGCAGCATGAGTGTTGACTACAGTGGCACAAAGGAATCAAACAGCGAGATGAAACTTTCTCCGCTTCATAACTCATACCCCCAAAGCCTTGCAAGCCAGGATGAATACGATACCGGCACACCAACCGCAAGCAGTTTAAGCAGTCTGGTCAACATCCACAAGCTTGCATCCCACTCTCAGTTCAGTGCTGCGCCTCGCCCTGCACCTCCGGAAAGACCTGTGCCGGCGATGGTGCGGCCACCTGTTCCCACCACACAAATAACCAACCCAGGGATACCGCGGCCAGCTGTTCCCACAACACAAACAACCAACCCGATGTTCCAATCAGCCACATCTTATGTTCGAGAGAACCGAAGGGCCTCTGTCGTCTGGGATCAAGAGGCTGGTCGGTACGTGTCAGTTCCTGCACAGACAAGAACGGGAACTGGAGCCGACCTGCCAGCAAGAAACCCACGGTTCTTGGCGAACCCAAGTGGCGAGCCAAGCAGCCATGTGAGGGGTGTTGCACCCGGCAACACATCGTCCTCAGCAATGCCGTCAGGGCAGCCTTCGGAGAGGCTGACCTACTCTGGGCAGTCGATATTCTTCGGTGGCCCCATGCTGAACACCCCTAGCCTGGGCGCCCAGAGGAACGAGGCAGGCGCAAGAGCGCGTCCGGAGGGAAGCAGAGATCCTAATGCCCAGCAGCGTGACATCCGGGGTGAGAAAGCGAGGACAGGCTCCTTGCCAGTATTTGCTCCTGGGACGGTCCAGAGGAACCCGCCCTTTGACAAATGA